One window of the Candidatus Zixiibacteriota bacterium genome contains the following:
- a CDS encoding hypothetical protein (Evidence 5 : Unknown function), with protein sequence MGVAPKGADNKDVETAGVSTYEEGVKPQVGLTYEETQYSIRRDSWRRKGRKFGRDMEIILTKTDDLLSVNR encoded by the coding sequence TTGGGGGTGGCACCCAAGGGGGCAGATAATAAAGATGTCGAAACCGCAGGGGTTTCGACCTACGAAGAAGGTGTCAAGCCCCAAGTAGGCTTGACCTACGAAGAAACTCAATATTCCATCAGGAGAGACTCCTGGCGGCGCAAAGGGAGGAAATTCGGACGGGACATGGAAATTATCTTGACAAAAACGGACGATTTGTTATCTGTTAATAGGTAG
- a CDS encoding hypothetical protein (Evidence 5 : Unknown function), whose product MWTSAAHIMGVLPAGRNPGGFDIFLIPTASGGVPVVGQEDNISIKEAKPIDFRGKGMDGMGMGEIWVRFSDTKRGPIFDVFSLKRLRSLRLRESFCVNSGANWRAQRPIGF is encoded by the coding sequence ATGTGGACATCTGCCGCGCACATTATGGGCGTCCTTCCTGCAGGTCGAAACCCTGGGGGTTTCGACATCTTCCTGATCCCCACCGCAAGCGGTGGGGTACCCGTTGTGGGGCAAGAAGATAACATTTCAATAAAAGAAGCGAAGCCGATCGATTTTCGGGGTAAGGGGATGGATGGTATGGGGATGGGGGAGATTTGGGTTCGCTTTTCTGATACAAAACGGGGCCCCATTTTTGATGTCTTTTCTCTCAAGCGGTTGCGGAGTTTGAGATTACGGGAATCTTTTTGCGTAAATTCAGGCGCTAATTGGCGGGCGCAAAGACCGATCGGCTTTTGA
- a CDS encoding hypothetical protein (Evidence 5 : Unknown function) has product MSGGAPSGSAIIILKISEEDEGSAIRIVDDWTVRDELRDLPGASARDQSVCRVPSYQ; this is encoded by the coding sequence ATGTCGGGTGGTGCGCCTTCCGGGTCAGCCATTATCATTTTGAAGATTAGTGAAGAGGATGAAGGAAGCGCTATTCGAATTGTCGATGATTGGACCGTGCGGGATGAATTGCGGGATCTGCCGGGCGCATCTGCGCGCGACCAATCGGTGTGTCGGGTGCCGTCATATCAATGA
- a CDS encoding hypothetical protein (Evidence 5 : Unknown function), translated as MKILLVANDSGACETFKGQLESAKHEIVKTPICTQGFKRLESDTAIDLIIIDVDSAEECGLNLLRAIRQDQRFIFFPVLMAGKSFSEQNVVSYHKWGVNDILVYPVSQVTLEAKLTRIEREGKKTVLIVDDEPMIAEILSDMLTAQRFRTVTAASGEEALEILRNRVIHALVTDIMMPKISGIDLLRVVKSNYTHIPVVMITGQYGRYKPQDAITLGADGFFAKPFHNTELIFTLRSLLAQYHSLQSQPARPATQ; from the coding sequence TTGAAAATACTTCTGGTAGCCAATGATTCCGGCGCCTGTGAAACATTTAAGGGACAACTGGAATCAGCCAAGCATGAAATAGTCAAGACTCCGATCTGCACCCAGGGATTCAAGCGGCTCGAAAGTGACACCGCAATCGATCTCATAATCATTGACGTGGACTCGGCCGAGGAGTGCGGACTTAATTTGCTGCGCGCGATTCGACAGGATCAGCGCTTTATTTTCTTCCCGGTATTGATGGCGGGGAAATCGTTTTCGGAACAAAACGTAGTATCATACCATAAATGGGGCGTCAATGACATTCTGGTTTATCCTGTCTCCCAGGTTACGCTGGAAGCAAAATTGACGAGGATCGAACGGGAAGGAAAGAAAACCGTCCTGATAGTCGATGATGAACCGATGATAGCCGAAATTTTGTCGGATATGCTGACGGCACAGAGATTCCGGACAGTGACGGCGGCTTCGGGCGAGGAGGCGCTGGAAATTTTGCGGAACCGTGTTATTCATGCTCTGGTGACCGATATAATGATGCCGAAAATCAGCGGTATCGATCTTTTAAGAGTGGTCAAGAGCAATTACACGCATATTCCCGTTGTCATGATAACGGGGCAGTACGGACGGTATAAGCCGCAGGATGCGATAACACTGGGGGCGGACGGTTTTTTTGCCAAGCCGTTTCATAATACCGAATTAATATTCACGTTGCGCTCGCTTCTGGCGCAATATCATTCATTGCAGTCGCAACCGGCCAGACCGGCGACTCAATAA
- a CDS encoding hypothetical protein (Evidence 5 : Unknown function), with amino-acid sequence MKILMIGNDLGAFETLSRQIVSAGHEAVKIPSCTSGVRKLKSEQSFDAVIVDADLPGKEVLRFLRAVRNDQSLADFPVITAGEAHSEQNVVAYHDLRVNDILVYPVSPATLEAKLARIKGEGKRTVLIVDDEPYVAETIAEMLGAQRYRTIIARSGEEALHILQEMAVHALVTDIMMPHVTGIDLLKVVKANYPHIPVIMITAHFGKYRPRDAINLGADGFFAKPFHDTELIYTLQSLLEQYRPLQFNLSHQDPEK; translated from the coding sequence ATGAAAATACTGATGATTGGCAATGACCTGGGGGCGTTTGAGACTTTGTCCCGACAGATTGTCTCGGCCGGGCATGAAGCGGTTAAAATTCCATCATGCACAAGCGGCGTCAGAAAGCTTAAAAGCGAGCAGTCGTTCGATGCTGTCATAGTCGACGCCGATTTGCCCGGAAAAGAGGTGCTGAGATTTCTCCGTGCGGTCCGAAATGATCAAAGTCTTGCCGATTTTCCCGTCATAACGGCAGGCGAGGCGCATTCCGAACAGAATGTGGTGGCCTATCATGATCTGAGGGTTAACGATATTCTCGTCTATCCGGTGTCGCCGGCGACTCTGGAAGCCAAACTGGCGCGAATTAAGGGGGAAGGAAAAAGGACGGTTCTTATTGTCGATGATGAACCGTATGTGGCGGAGACGATCGCGGAAATGCTGGGGGCACAGAGGTACCGCACCATAATCGCCCGTTCCGGCGAAGAGGCGCTTCATATCTTGCAGGAAATGGCGGTGCATGCGCTGGTTACCGATATTATGATGCCGCATGTGACCGGAATCGACCTTCTCAAGGTCGTGAAAGCCAACTATCCCCATATTCCGGTAATCATGATTACGGCTCATTTCGGCAAGTATCGGCCGCGCGACGCCATCAACCTCGGGGCCGACGGCTTTTTCGCCAAACCGTTTCACGACACGGAACTGATCTACACTCTTCAATCGCTTCTGGAGCAGTATCGACCGCTCCAGTTTAACCTGAGCCATCAGGATCCGGAAAAATAG
- a CDS encoding hypothetical protein (Evidence 5 : Unknown function), translating into MVEKRFIENLLPLEFCYSMLSYNSITATIVPGDLTLQFIL; encoded by the coding sequence ATGGTGGAAAAGCGTTTCATCGAAAATCTCCTTCCTCTGGAATTCTGCTATTCCATGCTTAGTTACAACAGCATTACTGCAACGATTGTGCCCGGCGATTTGACTCTGCAATTTATTTTGTAA
- a CDS encoding hypothetical protein (Evidence 5 : Unknown function), protein MMVNEWAGPQQAMVISLGRVQLFILIRDVRMPWQFGIYNRRPFQSLLYSMDYYYREAERLYKEVKSQDTTDWTNLDQNLWMREKAASRASFLMGIASIEAFANNILLDFSIRKKEDLPNDILNKSQKERPIDRWRLADKVYFLPTLCNKELTPPENYFKKDSEPFTIFKELIGIRNGIMHGRPYPFRVLFELRSNKQHLVYDDFDDNFWPITHIPRDFTSFNFECAKIAYENAKWVIDSLRDFIEKLENVYFREENIKLISPIIQEDGLTKTELIRNYKKYISHL, encoded by the coding sequence ATGATGGTCAATGAATGGGCTGGCCCACAGCAAGCTATGGTTATCAGCTTAGGTAGGGTACAACTGTTCATTCTGATTAGGGATGTAAGGATGCCTTGGCAATTTGGAATATATAATCGCCGGCCATTTCAATCTCTGCTATATAGCATGGATTATTACTACAGAGAGGCCGAAAGATTATATAAGGAAGTGAAATCACAGGATACTACAGATTGGACTAATTTAGATCAAAACCTTTGGATGAGGGAAAAAGCTGCTTCAAGGGCTTCATTTCTAATGGGTATAGCGAGCATTGAGGCTTTTGCAAATAATATTCTGTTGGACTTTTCTATAAGGAAAAAAGAGGATTTACCTAATGACATCCTAAATAAGTCGCAGAAAGAGCGACCGATAGATCGTTGGCGATTGGCTGATAAGGTCTATTTTCTGCCAACTTTATGCAATAAAGAGTTGACTCCCCCTGAGAATTACTTCAAGAAGGATTCGGAACCTTTTACCATTTTTAAGGAACTCATCGGGATCAGGAATGGCATAATGCATGGCCGGCCATACCCATTTCGAGTGCTTTTTGAATTACGTTCAAATAAACAACATTTGGTATATGACGACTTTGATGACAACTTCTGGCCCATAACTCATATTCCCCGCGACTTTACCTCGTTTAATTTCGAATGCGCGAAAATCGCTTATGAAAATGCAAAATGGGTTATTGACTCCTTAAGGGATTTTATTGAAAAGTTGGAGAACGTTTATTTCAGAGAAGAAAATATAAAATTGATTAGTCCAATAATTCAAGAAGACGGCTTGACAAAGACGGAATTGATCAGAAACTATAAGAAGTATATTTCACATTTGTAA
- a CDS encoding hypothetical protein (Evidence 5 : Unknown function), with product MVAVMVIGGFGCGNGVKDSAPKYTVTIEDHATKPYKFPEGIYYAYDVPAPGPGNFNAEDIIKKAEDAGVRLRDAWFKNCNTPCTPPGGNIAMPAKLKAAIVVRVEKEAPELLKLGFSQTTEPNVGWCAFRVSHYHFED from the coding sequence TTGGTCGCGGTCATGGTGATCGGGGGATTCGGATGCGGCAACGGAGTTAAAGATTCGGCCCCGAAATATACGGTGACGATCGAGGACCATGCCACGAAACCGTATAAGTTTCCCGAAGGAATCTATTATGCCTATGATGTCCCGGCGCCCGGTCCGGGCAATTTTAACGCCGAGGATATCATCAAGAAGGCCGAGGACGCGGGGGTGCGGCTTCGCGACGCCTGGTTCAAAAACTGCAACACGCCCTGCACCCCGCCGGGGGGGAATATAGCAATGCCGGCGAAGTTAAAGGCGGCGATCGTGGTCCGGGTCGAAAAAGAGGCGCCGGAACTTCTAAAATTGGGATTTTCGCAGACGACGGAGCCGAATGTCGGGTGGTGCGCCTTCCGGGTCAGCCATTATCATTTTGAAGATTAG
- a CDS encoding conserved hypothetical protein (Evidence 4 : Unknown function but conserved in other organisms), with protein MWNRAMSMMGSMGMMGNQGNFNQMMNNMDNHYKMMSQGFDSLSRNYGNMMQMQNMTQLKSAMRQHYQMMNAWQNNMMSQGNMWNQMMSMMMGSGMMGQGMMGGAHGSMMGGGMMGGNYSGDSTASNGSPRR; from the coding sequence ATGTGGAACCGGGCCATGTCGATGATGGGATCGATGGGCATGATGGGGAATCAGGGAAATTTCAACCAGATGATGAATAATATGGACAATCATTATAAGATGATGTCACAGGGCTTCGATTCCCTCAGCCGGAACTACGGCAACATGATGCAGATGCAGAACATGACCCAGTTGAAATCCGCTATGAGACAGCATTATCAGATGATGAATGCCTGGCAAAACAATATGATGTCCCAGGGCAATATGTGGAATCAGATGATGTCGATGATGATGGGCTCCGGCATGATGGGACAGGGTATGATGGGTGGCGCCCATGGTTCCATGATGGGCGGCGGTATGATGGGGGGCAATTATTCCGGTGACAGCACGGCGTCGAACGGTTCGCCCCGGCGCTGA
- a CDS encoding conserved exported hypothetical protein (Evidence 4 : Unknown function but conserved in other organisms): protein MTRKLWTILALSAMAIMIAISPVAAKDRPIQLALISPIQLYPATDAVSGIRLSLIYGKNTSITGFDWGLVNHTTSGKSTGVQFGLVGLSDADFSGWQGNAINIVQGNFEGLQWGFVNHAYYANGLQLGFVNYARKLKGLQIGLVNIIKEGGAFPVFPIVNWSF from the coding sequence ATGACCAGGAAATTATGGACTATATTGGCCCTTAGTGCTATGGCCATTATGATAGCAATCTCCCCCGTCGCCGCGAAAGACCGCCCCATCCAGTTGGCGCTCATCTCCCCGATTCAGTTGTACCCCGCGACCGACGCCGTCTCCGGTATCCGCTTGAGCCTCATCTACGGCAAAAACACCAGCATCACCGGTTTCGACTGGGGCCTGGTCAATCATACCACCAGCGGTAAATCGACCGGCGTGCAGTTCGGACTGGTTGGGCTCTCCGACGCCGATTTCAGCGGTTGGCAGGGGAACGCCATAAATATCGTGCAGGGAAATTTCGAGGGTTTACAGTGGGGATTTGTCAACCACGCCTATTACGCGAACGGCCTCCAACTTGGCTTTGTGAATTACGCCCGCAAACTCAAGGGCCTGCAGATCGGACTGGTGAACATCATCAAAGAAGGCGGCGCCTTCCCCGTCTTCCCCATCGTCAACTGGTCCTTCTGA
- a CDS encoding conserved hypothetical protein (Evidence 4 : Unknown function but conserved in other organisms), with product MKEALFELSMIGPCGMNCGICRAHLRATNRCVGCRHINDETAKTRMKCRIRLCDKRRGEYCFDCEEFPCDRLIHLDKRYRTRYGMSEIENLEFIRDKGIDKFLKNERKKWVSAEGVRCVHDGKIYTIKSG from the coding sequence ATGAAGGAAGCGCTATTCGAATTGTCGATGATTGGACCGTGCGGGATGAATTGCGGGATCTGCCGGGCGCATCTGCGCGCGACCAATCGGTGTGTCGGGTGCCGTCATATCAATGACGAGACGGCCAAGACGCGGATGAAATGCCGGATCCGTCTCTGCGACAAGCGCCGGGGGGAATATTGTTTCGACTGCGAGGAGTTTCCGTGCGACCGGCTGATACATCTGGACAAAAGGTATCGAACCCGTTACGGCATGAGCGAAATCGAGAATCTGGAGTTTATCCGGGATAAGGGGATAGACAAATTCCTGAAGAACGAGCGCAAGAAGTGGGTGAGTGCGGAGGGGGTGCGGTGTGTGCATGATGGGAAGATTTATACGATAAAATCCGGATAG
- a CDS encoding exported hypothetical protein (Evidence 5 : Unknown function), translating to MPARTLRICLTVATFALIASTAGAIERENGRRERPRSTGYYPRPIAEGIARTPKRLGVFEIYNSAAIPTGTINHLGDIDFHNAYWPININADDVYKSSYTLGITLGIVRMGHWYNSMGFQYSHLRIKDTIYIPRSNEAIVFDYPDYPKPHFNQYELRFNSNYQFYDLETVGWTPYLGLGLGVGMISQTLDYYDTKTELNVGVAMNFGAEFKIWQDPNGRNMVALASQNSWEFAGSGYRPKYLTIGAALRIYTRM from the coding sequence ATGCCTGCACGAACCCTGCGAATCTGTCTGACGGTTGCGACCTTCGCCCTGATCGCTTCCACGGCCGGCGCCATCGAACGCGAAAACGGCCGCCGCGAAAGACCGCGCTCCACCGGGTATTATCCCCGGCCGATCGCCGAAGGCATCGCCCGCACTCCGAAACGCCTCGGCGTGTTCGAGATATATAATTCCGCCGCCATTCCGACCGGCACCATCAATCATCTCGGCGATATCGACTTCCACAACGCTTACTGGCCGATCAATATTAACGCCGACGATGTCTATAAATCATCCTACACCCTCGGCATAACGCTCGGCATCGTCCGCATGGGACACTGGTACAACTCCATGGGTTTTCAATACTCGCACCTTCGCATCAAAGACACGATCTATATTCCCCGGAGCAACGAGGCGATCGTCTTCGATTACCCCGACTATCCCAAACCGCACTTCAACCAGTACGAACTCCGCTTCAACAGCAATTACCAGTTTTATGACCTGGAGACCGTCGGCTGGACCCCCTATCTCGGGCTTGGTCTCGGTGTCGGTATGATTTCCCAGACCCTCGATTATTACGACACCAAAACCGAATTGAATGTCGGCGTGGCGATGAACTTCGGCGCGGAATTTAAAATCTGGCAGGACCCCAACGGGCGCAACATGGTCGCTCTGGCCTCGCAAAACAGTTGGGAATTTGCCGGCTCCGGTTACCGTCCCAAATACCTGACCATCGGCGCGGCGCTCCGCATCTACACCCGTATGTAG
- the hutH gene encoding Histidine ammonia-lyase, which yields MAIVLDGSGLTIEKLVKIARDNEKVELAPAALERIKKCRAMLDKKIEAHEIMYGINTGIGEFSEVVLNDAQVQDFQKYLIYNHAAGIGDPAPVEYVRGALAARINVHAHGNSGIRPEITLAMVEMLNRGVTPYVCQKGSVGACGDLAPMAQMALLMMGEGKAWFKGELLDGKTAMERAGIPIPGLKARDGLGFINGSNLLTAMSAIFLYDAARWLKQAEIACAMSLEALKANMKPYHPKIHEVRGFKGAVRSAAAILKCVAGGDLYDGRLKCKVQDAYSMRSTPQVIGAAHDALAYARSQVEIELNGVGDNPIFFAEENLQLSGANFQGSPVSLPMDMAGAAITMVCVLSERRMNRLNNPALSVGLPPFLTKGAGMFSGLMLSQYTADTLIVEQRILSAPASIQSIPAAADQEDFVSMGMNTAIKNFQILENAYGVLGIEFMAAAQALDLRDYKFGRGTTAAKEVIRKYVEFLDVDRPLYPDHTRMQGLVRSGEILHAVESAVGPLE from the coding sequence ATGGCTATTGTCCTTGACGGTTCCGGGCTGACCATAGAGAAACTGGTCAAAATCGCCCGCGACAACGAAAAAGTCGAACTGGCGCCCGCGGCGCTGGAGCGGATCAAAAAATGCCGCGCCATGCTCGATAAAAAAATCGAGGCGCACGAAATCATGTACGGCATCAATACCGGCATCGGCGAATTCTCCGAAGTGGTCCTTAATGATGCGCAAGTGCAGGATTTCCAGAAATATCTCATCTATAACCATGCCGCCGGTATCGGCGATCCGGCCCCGGTCGAATATGTCCGCGGGGCGCTGGCGGCGCGTATCAATGTTCACGCCCACGGCAACTCCGGCATCCGCCCGGAAATAACGCTGGCGATGGTCGAGATGCTCAACCGCGGCGTCACCCCGTATGTCTGCCAGAAAGGATCGGTCGGGGCCTGCGGCGATCTCGCCCCGATGGCCCAGATGGCCCTTCTGATGATGGGGGAGGGGAAAGCCTGGTTCAAAGGGGAACTCCTCGACGGCAAAACCGCCATGGAACGAGCCGGCATCCCGATTCCGGGACTCAAGGCGCGCGACGGGCTGGGCTTTATCAACGGCTCAAATCTATTGACCGCCATGAGCGCCATATTTCTCTATGACGCCGCCCGATGGCTCAAGCAGGCCGAAATCGCCTGCGCCATGTCGCTCGAGGCGCTCAAGGCCAATATGAAGCCGTATCACCCCAAAATCCACGAGGTGCGCGGATTCAAGGGCGCGGTGCGCTCGGCGGCGGCGATTCTCAAATGTGTCGCCGGCGGGGACCTTTACGACGGGCGGCTCAAGTGCAAGGTGCAGGACGCCTACTCGATGCGCTCCACGCCGCAGGTGATCGGGGCGGCGCATGACGCCCTGGCGTACGCCCGCTCGCAGGTCGAAATCGAACTCAACGGGGTCGGCGACAACCCGATCTTTTTTGCCGAGGAGAACCTGCAACTTTCGGGGGCCAATTTCCAGGGGTCGCCGGTGTCGCTCCCGATGGATATGGCCGGGGCGGCGATCACGATGGTCTGTGTCCTCTCCGAAAGGCGGATGAACCGTCTCAATAACCCGGCGCTATCGGTGGGGCTGCCGCCGTTTTTAACCAAAGGGGCCGGGATGTTTTCCGGGCTGATGCTGAGCCAGTACACCGCCGACACGCTCATTGTCGAGCAGAGGATTCTCTCCGCGCCGGCGTCGATCCAGTCGATCCCGGCGGCCGCCGACCAGGAGGATTTTGTCTCGATGGGGATGAATACCGCCATCAAGAATTTCCAGATTCTCGAGAACGCCTACGGGGTCCTCGGGATCGAGTTCATGGCGGCGGCGCAGGCGCTCGATTTGCGCGACTACAAGTTCGGGCGCGGGACGACCGCGGCCAAAGAGGTGATCCGCAAGTATGTCGAGTTTCTCGATGTGGATCGTCCGCTGTACCCCGATCATACCCGGATGCAGGGGCTAGTGCGCTCCGGCGAGATTCTGCACGCGGTCGAATCGGCAGTCGGACCATTGGAGTAG
- the mtnA gene encoding Methylthioribose-1-phosphate isomerase, whose amino-acid sequence MNFKTIESLDGKLRILDQRQLPLNVTYNIYDDYRDIIASIKVLEIRGAPAIGIAGAFALAIAANARVKADIDHLKRILTDIASEIKVARPTAVNLAWAVDRTLNIAHAYDGDNLGEFRQYLWDEAVAILKEDESMCRAIGENGAGLIKDGDSILTHCNAGALATGGIGTALGVIYTAHEEDKRIKVYADETRPVLQGARLTAWELQQEGIDVTLICDNMAGFLMKQGKINLVIVGADRIAKNGDFANKIGTYSVAVLAKDHSVPFYVAAPSSTFDNNIATGADIPIEERDPCEITHWGNHQTAPDGIKVYNPAFDVTPNELVSAYITDRGLTPGGRE is encoded by the coding sequence ATGAATTTTAAAACGATAGAATCGCTCGACGGAAAATTACGCATCCTCGACCAGCGTCAACTGCCCCTTAATGTCACATACAACATTTATGATGATTATCGAGATATCATTGCATCAATCAAAGTCCTGGAAATCCGGGGAGCCCCCGCCATAGGCATCGCCGGGGCTTTTGCCCTCGCCATCGCCGCGAACGCGAGAGTCAAGGCCGATATTGATCATCTCAAGCGGATTCTTACCGATATCGCTTCCGAAATCAAGGTGGCCCGCCCGACCGCTGTCAATCTTGCCTGGGCGGTCGACCGGACTCTTAATATTGCTCACGCCTATGACGGTGATAATCTGGGCGAATTTCGCCAATACCTTTGGGATGAGGCCGTCGCCATCCTGAAAGAAGATGAATCTATGTGCCGCGCCATCGGCGAAAACGGCGCCGGGCTGATAAAAGACGGAGACAGCATTCTGACCCACTGCAATGCCGGTGCTCTCGCTACCGGCGGCATCGGGACTGCCCTCGGTGTCATCTATACCGCCCATGAAGAAGACAAACGGATAAAAGTTTATGCCGATGAGACCCGCCCCGTCCTTCAAGGCGCTCGGCTGACCGCCTGGGAACTTCAGCAGGAAGGAATCGATGTCACTCTCATTTGCGATAACATGGCCGGATTCCTGATGAAGCAGGGGAAAATAAATCTCGTTATTGTCGGTGCCGACCGTATCGCCAAAAACGGCGATTTCGCCAATAAAATCGGGACCTATTCCGTGGCGGTGCTGGCCAAAGATCATAGCGTTCCCTTCTATGTAGCCGCTCCATCATCAACCTTCGATAATAACATCGCCACCGGTGCCGATATCCCCATTGAGGAGCGCGACCCCTGTGAGATCACCCATTGGGGTAACCACCAAACCGCTCCCGATGGCATAAAAGTCTATAATCCGGCTTTTGATGTGACGCCCAACGAACTTGTCTCGGCCTATATAACCGACAGGGGCCTGACTCCCGGCGGAAGAGAATAG
- a CDS encoding exported hypothetical protein (Evidence 5 : Unknown function) has product MKRFSTILILAVAAVFAGAVWGLAQMGMMSNSGNNNAAASSSTTDFSTIMNNMNSHYQMMSRDYDSLKQNYGRMMSLNSMNKLHKAMQQYRVMMATMADNMM; this is encoded by the coding sequence ATGAAACGCTTTTCCACCATTTTAATTTTGGCCGTCGCCGCTGTCTTCGCCGGTGCGGTCTGGGGGCTGGCGCAAATGGGCATGATGTCCAACTCCGGCAATAACAATGCCGCCGCCTCATCTTCCACCACCGATTTTTCGACTATTATGAACAATATGAATAGTCATTATCAGATGATGTCGCGCGACTACGATTCTCTCAAGCAGAATTACGGCCGGATGATGTCGCTTAACAGCATGAACAAACTGCATAAGGCGATGCAGCAGTACAGGGTCATGATGGCGACCATGGCCGACAATATGATGTAA
- a CDS encoding hypothetical protein (Evidence 5 : Unknown function), with protein MAIALRANIVHNFLVIFASLIMLNGTGVATLIDYTSVLCRAQDKEG; from the coding sequence ATGGCCATAGCACTAAGGGCCAATATAGTCCATAATTTCCTGGTCATTTTTGCCTCCTTAATTATGCTTAATGGAACAGGCGTTGCCACGCTGATAGATTATACGTCAGTTTTATGCCGGGCACAAGACAAAGAGGGGTGA